GCAAGGTCGACGAGATGGACGCTGACCTGGCGGCCGAACAGCGGTACCAGGATGAGCCCGCCGGCCATGAACAGCAGATAGGCGATGATGTTGACGCCGAGCGCGCTGCGTTCGTCCGACGCGCTCCAGCGCCGCTCGCACAGCATCAGCGCGAGCACGATGCACAAGGTGAGGCCGGTGTACGTCAGCAACGACATGGCGCGACCATGCGTACGTCATGGTTGAGGGCGCGTAAACTCGGCGCGGTGGCGGGCGTGGCGCTGGCGTTGCTTCCAGCGGCCGCGGCGGCTCAGGAAAAGACCCCGCCTTACTGGGCGTCGATCGCCAGCGGGCAGGCGATGATGCGGACCGGACCGGGGCGCAACTTCCCCGGCGTCTGGCTTTACCAGCGGCGCGATCTGCCGATCCGGGTGCTCAAGGTGTTTCCCAACTGGCGCTATGTCGAGGATCCCGACGGGGTGCGCGGCTGGATGCTGGTGACACTGCTGAGCGACCGGCGCACCGCCATCGTCCGCGGCACCCAGCCGCGCCCGCTCTACGCCAAGCCCGACGAGGGTAGCCGGCTCAAGTATAAGGTCGAGCCGGGCGTGGTCGGCCGGGTCGACGAGTGCGACGCAGGCTGGTGCCGGCTGAAGATCGCGGGGGACAAGACGGGCTTCGTCCACCTCACCGACATCTGGGGGGTGAGCGACGGCGAGACGGTGAAATAGTCCCGCCGCCGCGTTGATCGTTTAGACCAGCTCGACCGCCACCGCGGTCGCCTCGCCGCCGCCGATGCAGAGGCTGGCGATGCCGCGCTTCAGGCCCTTCTGCTTGAGCGCGTTCAGCAGCGTGACGACGATGCGGGTGCCGCTGGCGCCGATCGGGTGGCCGAGCGCGGTGGCGCCGCCGTGGACGTTGATCTTGTCGTGGCCGATGCCGAGGTCCTTCATCGCGAACATGGCGACGCAGGCGAACGCCTCGTTGACCTCGAACAGGTCGACGTCGCCGATGGACCAGCCGGCCTTGTCGAGCACCTTGTGGATCGCGCCGATGGGGGCGATCGTGAATTCGGCCGGGGCCTGGGCGTGGGCG
The Sphingomonas ginsengisoli An et al. 2013 genome window above contains:
- a CDS encoding SH3 domain-containing protein, which produces MRTSWLRARKLGAVAGVALALLPAAAAAQEKTPPYWASIASGQAMMRTGPGRNFPGVWLYQRRDLPIRVLKVFPNWRYVEDPDGVRGWMLVTLLSDRRTAIVRGTQPRPLYAKPDEGSRLKYKVEPGVVGRVDECDAGWCRLKIAGDKTGFVHLTDIWGVSDGETVK